One Pogoniulus pusillus isolate bPogPus1 chromosome 42, bPogPus1.pri, whole genome shotgun sequence genomic window, agaaatgtttgacacgagggtggggagagcctggcccaggttgtccaCAGatgtgggagctgccccaggcctggaACCACTTCAGGTCGTTTGGGGCTGGCACCAACCTGCtcgggctgggggctggcaccAACCTGCtcgggctgggggctggcaccaacctgctctggacaggGGGCTGGCACCAACCTGCtcgggctgggggctggcaccaacctgctgactgcagggagttggactggatgagctttaaaggtcccttcaacccaacccagtcCCTGATTCTGGTTCTATGAAGCCTGCAGGTTGCTAAGTGGGTGCATGGCAGAGCCCTGAGGACCTGGTTGGGTCCTAAATCATGCATGAACTGCAGGAAAACATCCTTAAAGGCACAGaaactggaggagaggagggcatGAAGGTGAAGCAGGTTCTGTAGTGCCTTCAGGTCTGACCACTGCTGCCCCCCAGGCCCCTGAAGCACTCACTGGAAGTCTGAGAACACTTCCAACAGCTGCTCTGTCTTCATGGATGGGGAGAAGTCATAAATCTCAGTGACATGGCCAAAATCCCCCTCGTTGAGCTGGGCACTCCCATAGCTGGAATAGTCCAAGTTGAGCCTCTCAATGCTGATGTCCTTCACAGTTAAGTTCCCCACGATCTGAGAAAGGTTCAACAAAGCAACCCCAAATTAACcccaaggaatcacagaaccaggcagggctggaagggagcacaaggagcaggcagtgccaaccccctgccaggcccagggacacctcacaccagagcaggctgcacacagcctcaaacacctccagccatggggcctcaaccacctccctgggcaacccctgccaggctctcaccaccctcctgcccaacagcttcttcctcacctccagcctcactctccccatctccagctttgttccattccccccaagtcctatccctccctgacagcctcaaaagtccctcctcagctttcttgtagcccccttgagatcctgcaaggccacaagaaggtcccctgggagccttctcctctccagcctgaacagccccaaccccctcaggctctgctcaaccAGCTCCAGGTTCCACTTCACAGAGCTCCACCTTGCTCCCTGCAAACAGTTTTTGGGGCCATGCTCCTGCCAACAggttcagcctgtccccagcccagGGACTCTCCTCCCACCTTTCCCCAGTCAGCCCCTGAGCCCCCATAAATGCCCTCCCAAGTCTCCCCCCATGGCCAAACCTctgccaggagctctgcagtgcaGTCATCCTCGGGGCTGCTCCACCcagggctgcctctgccctgctctttctctcctgcaggcaAATGCAGCTCATCCCACAGGCCTGGAGCTTCCttgtcctcctcttctgccacaGGCACCTTCCCACTCTGGTTCTGCCCAGGAGCATCCACCCagggctgcttctgctcctcagcagctgatGGCTCTGGTTCAGGCACAGCCAAAGGCTCATTTGGGGCTTCTAGGGGGTTGTGGTCAGCCTCCAGCTGGACACCCCTGGGGCACTCTCGATCCTGGCTTTGCAGTTTGGAGGAGGCTCCCTCCTGTGTGCCAGCACTCAGAGAGTCCTTGGACACTTCTGCACctgtctgcaggctgctggcagcagcacagctcttatCTTGGGCTTCCAGCAGCAGCgacacagcagcactcagctctgctccctcggggcccaggcagcagctcctgctggcacctTCCGACGGGGAGGAGGTTTCACCACgctcctgggcactgccatCCTGCCCGGGCtgctcctcaggctgcagctggcacaggaccTCGCTACCCTCTGGGCTCACAACgctgccacagctcccagcttGCTCCTCAGCTGCAGTTGGGCTTTTGTCGTGCACAGAAGGAAGGGAACCTGAGCAGTCTCtgtcctgcctctcctgcccgcAGCTGCTCTCCCCCGCGGGGCCGCCCGCAGGAGGCTCAGCGCCGCTGCCATCGCTGCCTCCCCGAGGGCACTCTTCAGCAGGCTCCTGGTGCGCACCGAGGGGCAAGGAGACTCCATCCGAGCTACCTTCAGCCtcgcccagctcctgctgggcatcCCCAAGGGCAGCTGCGGGGCAGAGCTCTCCTGGCCGCGCTGCCGCTGGGCTCTCCTGCTGGCCCCACTCAGCCTTCCTGCGCATGGCCTTGGGGACGTACAAGGCTTTGTCTGGCTTCCTCCTGGGGGGCCTCTGGATCCTGCCCGACCCCACGCAGGCTCGAGGGCTGTCCCCATGCACGTCCCCTCCGTGCCGCTGCCGACTGCCTCGGCCCCCCCGGCCCCAGGGCTGCGCAGGGCGGAGCAGCCGCGGGGGGTTGCTGCTGGGCTTCTGCTCGCTGGGTCTGGGCTCggtgggcagcctggcagcaagagaagggc contains:
- the R3HCC1 gene encoding R3H and coiled-coil domain-containing protein 1; this encodes MDGVFLSPNEDEFVGRITEELEHFMLQGQHHRVLLFPPLSSRLRYLIHRTVESLDLLSSFSVGEGWRRRTVICYSAVRLPTEPRPSEQKPSSNPPRLLRPAQPWGRGGRGSRQRHGGDVHGDSPRACVGSGRIQRPPRRKPDKALYVPKAMRRKAEWGQQESPAAARPGELCPAAALGDAQQELGEAEGSSDGVSLPLGAHQEPAEECPRGGSDGSGAEPPAGGPAGESSCGQERQDRDCSGSLPSVHDKSPTAAEEQAGSCGSVVSPEGSEVLCQLQPEEQPGQDGSAQERGETSSPSEGASRSCCLGPEGAELSAAVSLLLEAQDKSCAAASSLQTGAEVSKDSLSAGTQEGASSKLQSQDRECPRGVQLEADHNPLEAPNEPLAVPEPEPSAAEEQKQPWVDAPGQNQSGKVPVAEEEDKEAPGLWDELHLPAGEKEQGRGSPGWSSPEDDCTAELLAEIVGNLTVKDISIERLNLDYSSYGSAQLNEGDFGHVTEIYDFSPSMKTEQLLEVFSDFHESGFKIQWVDDTHALGIFSSLSTASQALGRRYPALKIRPLIHATKQSKAKALQRPKLLHLAKERPQTDTVVAKRLVSRALGLKNKQQAADGGSGTDVMLPESLEQEE